One Oncorhynchus clarkii lewisi isolate Uvic-CL-2024 chromosome 28, UVic_Ocla_1.0, whole genome shotgun sequence genomic region harbors:
- the LOC139387242 gene encoding chemokine XC receptor 1-like, translating into MDAEGVNMERFPTGNMYSTVEEGLRPTTPNYGNGTNVTTDFYGSADYDEEYGDERCSKTDVVRFGALVTPMVLSVVIVLSLVGNLLVLVILARYEHLRSLTNAFMMNLALSDLVFTCGLPFWVSYHLIGWSYGDLTCKAVSFLFYAGYYSSGIFLILMTLHRYLAVLHPLSYLVSGPSHSQGTWSAVVSLVVWTVSLLAAMPALIFTKFIITDSTDLKGPLDPNNPDGPSDSNAPSGEQRYCEVADVSWRLWGVYQQNILFIVTLLVVCVCYSQILVRLLRPRVRVRRQRNGGDRRSQRTARLVFGLVLVFFVGWAPYNVVIFLRTLVYKSQDGGGADSSTTQWNECVTSTTLDYSFYVTRLLAFSYCCLNPLFYVFVGVKFRNHLKRMLKGCCHGVTVVNNNNNSSVLYRSSRLTSQSSGEEFSL; encoded by the exons AGGTTTCCTACAGGGAACATGTATAGCACTGTAGAAGAAGGATTGAGACCTACTACCCCCAATTACGGCAATGGAACCAATGTCACCACTGATTTCTACGGCAGCGCCGACTATGACGAAGAGTACGGGGATGAACGCTGCTCCAAGACAGACGTGGTCAGGTTCGGAGCCCTCGTCACACCCATGGTCCTCTCCGTGGTCATTGTGCTAAGCCTTGTGGGTAACCTGCTGGTGCTGGTGATTCTGGCCAG GTACGAGCATCTTCGGTCACTGACAAATGCGTTCATGATGAACCTGGCGTTGTCTGACCTGGTGTTCACCTGCGGCCTCCCCTTCTGGGTCTCCTATCACCTGATTGGCTGGAGCTACGGTGACCTCACGTGTAAGGCGGTTAGCTTCCTGTTCTATGCTGGCTACTacagcagtggcatcttcctcaTCCTAATGACGCTGCATCGTTACCTGGCCGTGCTCCACCCCCTGTCTTACCTGGTGTCAGGCCCCTCCCACTCTCAGGGCACCTGGAGCGCTGTCGTATCATTGGTCGTCTGGACCGTCAGTCTGTTAGCTGCTATGCCAGCTCTCATCTTTACCAAGTTCATCATCACTGATTCTACTGATCTTAAAGGCCCTCTGGACCCTAACAACCCTGATGGGCCTAGTGACTCTAACGCCCCTAGTGGTGAACAGCGGTACTGTGAGGTTGCAGATGTCAGCTGGAGGCTGTGGGGGGTCTACCAGCAGAACATCCTGTTCATAGTAACATTattagtggtgtgtgtctgttacAGTCAGATTCTAGTCCGCCTCCTGAGacccagggttagagttagacgcCAGAGGAacggaggagacaggaggagccaGAGGACCGCCAGGCTGGTCTTCGGCCTGGTCCTGGTTTTCTTTGTGGGCTGGGCGCCGTACAATGTGGTCATCTTCCTCAGGACGCTGGTGTATAAGAGTCAAGATGGCGGCGGTGCTGATTCATCCACAACACAATGGAACGAGTGTGTCACCAGCACCACGTTGGACTACTCCTTCTATGTGACCAGGCTGCTGGCGTTCTCCTACTGCTGTCTCAACCCTTTGTTCTACGTGTTCGTTGGGGTCAAGTTCCGGAACCACCTGAAGAGAATGTTGAAGGGTTGTTGTCATGGTGTTACCGTtgtcaataacaacaacaacagcagtgtTCTGTACAGGAGCAGCAGACTGACATCACAGTCCAGTGGGGAGGAGTTCTCACTTTAA